The genomic segment gaaaaaaattctttaaaacagCCTGTTAAATAGCTCTGGCTAGACTGGAACTTTTTTGGAGACCAGTCTGGCTTGAACTAAGAAATCAGCCTGCCTTgaattcccaagtgctgggattagaggcatgacgCACAATGCCCGACCTAACTAATTGTGGTGTTTAGGCAAAACCTCCAAGTTGTTTCTCTCAAATGATTGCtagccaaacaaaaacaaagaaaagggcacAAATCAATAGTCTGctttagaataaaaacaaagggaGAAATTTTTGTGCACTAGATCATGGCAGGGATACATCCCAGGATTACAGCTGATTGTCAAGAATGGGAAAGTGGCTGCTTGTACAGGAGTGCTTCTGACACAGCAGCAACTCCACTGCCACCACAGGAACACACAGTGGCAACACGGGTCCATGATAGGGTATTGTGTGAGAACACAGATCACAGAAGTACATACTGAATGCAAATTAGAAATACACAAAACTCCAAGACACAATACATGTAGGACTGTCCCCATACAAAGGGGTCACAAACTGAACTGTGCAATGTTACAATGTATAGTGTTAGAGAAACACTGtaaacaaacattcaaatatgaaAACACgacatatatacaacatataatTACTGAGGACTTTTAGGTACGGTTTTCAGAAAACCCAAGAATAGATTTTATATTACAAAATGGTCCATATCGCCCAAAAATGTCTTTTGACTGAACAGTAAAATAATATTTGTTGGAAGCTAAAAACTGAGATAAAGTGCAGGCCATTGGGAGAGGTAAAGCTTTAATTTCTGCAATTTTCTTCCAAGTCAAATGGTTTGAGTTCTCATAGCACAGGAAGAGGTGGTAGCTCTCCACAGGAGCGCACTTGGGGTTGACCTTGGGGATGTTCCAAGTCAGGGCAATGCCTGGCGGCTTCAACACCCACTTGACTCTCAGCTCAGGCTTTTGGGGAGGAAGAGTGTCTTGGATTTTGTCTGCCatctcagggagtggtggtggtggctctggGAGAGGTGGCAGGTGTTCAAAGGAATCAAAACCCTACAAACACATTTGCAAGAAAGTTCATCGAGATCATTTGGTGAGTACAGACAAAAGTGGTCAAGCTCAGGTGTACAAATCTACTTCTCATTCTTCAATCTTTCATCAAAGCAATGAAAGGCTATTTCAAGAAAAATGAAGCTAGATTAATGTTTTGTGGGTATGTGCTAGTACCCTGtcagtgtatatacacatgcggggaggtcagaggacaacctcgcaTGCTCTCTATATTCCTCACTGCATTAGGCTAGTCTGTCTGGACAGCAAactccagggatccacttgttTCTGCCTTCCGAGCTTGGCTTATTTAATTTGTAAATGTTGGTTacaggaccaaactcaggtcttcacgttTGCAGTGCACTTGAATGACTGCACCATCTCCTAGCCGCTAGGTCCAATCTTTTCAAAACAGAAGGTTCTTTGGAGCTTAGATTTGTTTTGAACGATCCTAGGAACTGGACCCAGCACTTTGCACAGGCTAGGTAAATGTTCTACCTCTGAGCCACATTCCAAGCTGTCGGAATAATAATCACTACACTGTGAAATATTACTAATCCATAATGAAGGAGGTCTCAGGCCTTCAGGAGAGCAAACGATCTCATTTCAACATTGTGTTTCCAAAAATCATAGTAATTTCTCCAATAACCTCATCAACAATGGTTATTAAtcctaaaataaatgaaaaactgttTCCATTTCTATAGCTTCTAAAAATTGCTAACtgaattctttttattataaGTGGATTCACAAGAAAAGCCATTAAGGTGTTTCCTAAGCTGAAATGTGGCTCAGATGTTTCCAGAGTAAAACAGATAAATCCCACTCTGCTGGAATGAACATCTTTTACACAGCATTTCAGATTAGTACCTCAGCTCCATTTTCTGCCACTGGGATTATTTCATTTGATCTTAAAACAGCTTTCGAAGATGGCTTCAGGGTGAATGCTGGGCTTTCTGTGAACAAGACAGTATAATTTAGAGCTAAGGGTGTATCTCAGTGATAAAGCACTTGTCTACCATAAGTGAGAAGGCTCCAGCACTACAAGAAAAcgaaaataagtaagtaaaatttACCTGGAACAAATTCCACAGTGTTTAAACAGTTGTACACCTTGGGTAATAAATATAGTTACAAGCACAAAATTCACATGAATATACAGTTTTGATAGAATACATAGAATTTTCCATTAAGGTGACAAAAATTTCCTCTAAAAGTAAATCCTTTATTATTGCAACTAGGAATTTGGTATTTATACATGGGAGAGGGATCCAAGAGATCAAACAGGTAGACTTTTCTGTTAGATCAATAAGGATGCCTACAAACACTAAGTTACTTATAAACACATATGAATATGTAACATACACAAGCTTAGGAATTCAAACAAAAAAGTCCCACAAGCTAGGAGCACTCTCTCCTGAGGTATGTATTCATATGGAGGGAATTAAAGATACTGATTGTGGGacggggagaagagaagaaggaaagacatagtaagaggaagaaaaagaggtggGGAGGATGGAGAAGCTGTGGTGGGACAGATGGAAAGGTGTAAAAGGTTTGTGAATGGTTTTAAACAGCTAGGTGGAGAACACATAGAGAAGGGTGGATAACACTGAAAAGTATGAGGGCTAGATCAGTAATGATCAATAATCACCATATGAGGTCTGTCTAGCTTGATGCACCCTCTGCAACGATTTGCTTGTATCTTTCTTTTGGTATATAAAGATTATTAAGATTTTAGATTTTTTGTCGGTTtatttttacagttttcttttttcttgtgtgtatgtgtcgtctgtatttgagacaaagtctcactatatagctctagcTGCCTTAgaacacagagatacacctgcctctgcctcctaagtactgggattaaatgtgcaTGCCATCACGGCCAACTATTTTACAGGTATTAAGAAaccttaggccgggcggtggtggcgcacacctttaatcccagcactcgggaggcagagccaggtggatctctgtgagttcgaggccagcctgggctaccaagtaagtcccaggaaaggtgcaaagctacacagagaaaccctgtctcgaaaaaccaaaaaaaagaaaaagaaaaaagaaaaaagaaaaaaaaaaagaaaccttagaAGAGGTAATaaatttttggttttaattttgagattCTGTATAGGCTTTTAATCATGCTTTAATTTATCAAAGCTAAGTCTGCTAAAATCAAAGTCTTCAGACTAATCATCACATAAAGTGATAAAATAGCCTTTAAATTTTCAAGTAAATAATTTAGTACAAAGAAAAATCCTAAGAAACATAATTTCCCAGGAGTAACACTTACTTCAAAGTAATAATCAACAAGCTCTGGACAAAGTAACAGGCCCAGAGACCCAACTATGTGGTGGTAAGAGACATGACTTCTGCCAACTGGTGTTGGTATGTGTTATCATTAGTAATGCCAATGTCTTAGCTTTTACTCTtatctctattaaaaaaaaaaataagtaacagtGGTGTTACTGTTTGATGCTCCCGAAGCAACAGTAGCCAGAACCATGTTATTTTAAGATTCTCATTAAACAGGTGAAAACTGTGGCCCCTACTTTCCACTTAATTATATTTTGGAAATGACTACTCAGAGATGCAATTTATACCCAACAAGATACACCCTTTCTAAGTTTTAACATATACTTTTGAGACCTAAAACCATTAccaaaataagatataaaaaataTTATCACCCCTAAGCTTTCTCTTGTCTGTGCTTGTTCTTTGAGATAAGGtgtcacgtagcccaggctggtcttgaactcctgatcctcttgctctacttcctggaattacaggcatgcaccattatgGCCAGTTTATCCACAGAAGTTCTTTAGGATTCTTTTTCAATCAACCTATCTCATTTGAAATCAATTGTTGTCACTAATGACTATAGACAGGcagggcattggtggcacacacctttaatcctagcacttgggagacagagacagaaggatctctgagttagaggtcagcagttccaggagagccagggctagaGAAACCTTAtttcaacaaaccaaaaaagttaTATTTAGATGAGCTGTATCAGCATGGCCAAGGGATTAATATCTAGCATTGAAAAAGGACTTGCCTTTTCTAGAATCTCACACATACTGAATCATACAAACACAGGATTATTTTGCCATCATGTGCCAATTATACATTGGccatatatataaacatgttgTTTCTTGATTGTTAAGGTATATAGATAAGTAATCTATATATTCATCAGCTGGTAGACTTTTAAATAAAGATATTATGAGAAATTATGTTTTTACTGTGTGTAGCTGAATGTGGTGGTatacacacctacaatcccagcatttgggaaacagagGTAAAGCTGCAAGTTAAGGGGCAGATGAGCTACTTAATGAGATCCTGTCAAATTAAGTCTGTTTGGATGTGGGTTTTCTTTCCTCGGAAAAATACATGGAAAAGACCGGTCTATTCATACAACAAGGCTataagtaatattttttaaaactgtcaaATTAAGTTGTTTAGCCATTTTACATTATTAGTAACAAAGAATCCCAAGTTATACATGCCCTCAGCAACATATCATACCTTCAGTTCTCTTTGGTAATTCTATTGGATATGTTGTAAATCTCATTATGGCTTTACTTTCCCTAATGAGAACACTACTTAGAACATCGCTTTTGCTcacttattattttcttatttatatcaAAGTAATGGTCTTCCTGTTTTGGATTcggctttgttttgttgtggagTCTCTTGGATGAGTATCTTGAAAACTCCATTTTATTGCCACACCTGGTTTATTATTCTTCCACTTGAAATATTTATTACCATGCCCATCCTTACTGTACCACAATTTGGTTAACACTTTTCAGTGGATATCTTATTTCCTTTAGTAAACTTCCTTtatggctggggagatgattctgTGGCTAACAggtttgctatgcaagcatgaagaccggTATCTGGATCCGTAGCACTCATATGAAAGCTGGGCAcaagtgtctgtaatcccagcacaggggataTGGAGACACGTAGATCCACAGGGCTTGCTGGACAGTCAGTCCAGCAGAAATGGTGAGCCCCAGATTTAGTGAGAGAATGTCTAAAAACTCCTGACATAAACTTTTGGCCTCCACAACATTCAcaggtgtgcatgtacacacatacccacacatacaacTTCCTTTAGTTATGATAGTGGTTAACTGGCAAAAAATTTTGCTTACCTGAAAAGGTCTTtatcttatttctatttttgtttttgagacagggtctcatgctatgcccagattggccttaactcccaatcctcctgtcttcaaCTCTCAAgcgctggaatcacaggtgtgcatcattactatttcatttttgaaagaaatatCTACTTGATTAAGAATTCAAGGTTGgtaatttttttccttgaaatatCTATACTGCATTAATCTTCCATATGACATGGCAACGATTCTTCTATCTTGTCTCATTTGGAGCCATCTTTGATTTAGCCTGAAACTGATCCCTCCTTTTCTATTCCCACCATGAAAAGTCCTGCGGGAAATTGTCTAATCCTATTCTACAAACTCAGGGTTGAAATGCCCCAGATAACTGCATGTTTtttggcttctgttaaactgcttgctttctCTACCCCACAACTGCTATCTAGGATGtaaatttttctatgttttttcttTAAGGCTGTTCTCTGAGAATTGTTTTTCTCTAGGCAGCTTAATATAGATGCTCAGTTCAGATGGTCATGCTGAGTGGTCTTTGGATCTCTACCCCACAACATTCTCCTTAGACGTCGTGCCAACATGGATCAAGTCACCAAAAAATATttgctcatcttgctttctgCAGCAGTGTTGGCCTTTGTAGCCACACCCAACTCCCTTTCATTCTGATCTTACATTTCTTTTGCAGTttttttgaggtctctttttgaTCATATAGGCCATGTCTTCAAAACACCATGAAAATTGGTATTTGGGTTTTTCTTTGCATAATCCAAAGAATCATGAGTTCTGAAtccaaataaatacaaagataaCATCTGGTGGCTTTGTATATTTTAGCTGCTTTCCCTGAACTTCTGTGTTCAGTCTAGTTGTCTTCCCAGGGTGAAGGATATTTGTTTGCTCTGAAGTAGATGGTTGGTCATGAACTTCCTGGTCCAGATACTTTCATTCATGATGGTGGTGAtcatcttcatcctcctcctcctcctttcctcatcTAGCCTTTAATGAtgtgattcattttcttttagctTAAATGGTTCTAGCTGAGAATTCTGTGAAACCTTTGTTCTTTCTACttttcctgcatttttttttttttaaggcatggAAACTTCATACATTTGCATGGTATCCTTGTACAGAGACCACGCTAATAATCTTTGTATTGGTTCAATGCTAACATATGCAATTTTTTCAGTTGTTTtcaagaaaatgatttttatgtaTTGATAAGGTATTCTTGGTTTGATTCTGCTTGAAATTGATTGAATTTCTTAGCTGTGTGGATTATACTTCTCAGTACTCAGAATGAGACTATATGATTGACTTCCAATCTCAGAAAATTATAAATCTTTTGGCTCAAATTGAAGAAATAGGAAACTGGTGCCACTATTCTTCATTTTCATATCATGTATGAATAACATTCCTCTATTCCTGACTCTACGTACTTCCTCTCAGGCACTATTGTTATGGTTAAGAAAAATGTGTGCCACAAGGAGATGAGAGACTCAGAGCAGTCCCAACAATCCAAACATCCTTCAAAGGGTGAATAGATAAAGAGATTATGATACATCCATACCTGAGCTATTACTTGACCACAAAAAGGAATACATTGTTATACAAAACAACATTAATAACCTGCTAAAGAGCCACACTGAAAGAAGTCAATCTCAGAAGGATGGATATTTATTGCACAATCACACTACAATTACCTAACTACAGAGAAGAAAGCATATTAATGGTTGCCATGGCTTAGGGACTGGGGTAGACGGTATGTGTGCCTTTAAGGGGTAGCACAAGGCAGGCTTCAAAGACTAACCAATTCTGTGATTCTGTAATCTTTGGTCCAGTCACACAAACCCACATCCTTTTTCTTAGAAAGGAAGATGTAAAAGTATCCTTTACCTCTGTTGTAGTTGGGCAGGCCTTCTTTTGTCAAGTCAATAACAAAATCAAGTTTCTTCTCTACAGCCTAGAAagttttgttaaaaaaatttaaatttaatagcagaaaatgtttttaaaatataaaagtacatttttatttttcagtgctgaggattgaaccttaCCTTGTTCACATTCATGCTTACAAGTGTGTCACCAATGAGCTAGGCCCAGCCCCAGCTAATAGTCAGAAGCTGGTGACTCAATGTTCTCTAAACAACTTATGGTTTAAATTGGCTCTACTATAAGAGACACTCCTAAGCTAGTGCAGTGTCTGAAACTACGGTTAAGAATCTCAGTGAATTGGTAAGTGTGTGTCATTCTGAAATATATGTAGCTGCCTGGTTTCCAGTGTGCAAGCTGGACTAGAATCTAGATAGGCAAACTACTCCTATATTTGTTTGTTACCCCCTCCAACCCCCACTGAAGGAAGGGCAGTCAAGGGACAATTCACTGGAGACTTTCATTGAACCTAGACAAAGAGTGAATGACAAAACTCATTCCCCACAACATGCTGTAATACTGTAGGTGCTATAGCATAAACATTCAGATGAAATATTCAGAGACAACAACTGTTACCTACCCCAACTTCAATTATGGTATTAGGTGAGTTGCTAAATTTCCTTGATGTGTTTTTTCCAATTTctggaagaaaggaaataaaaaacatgaacatTTCCAATTAAATTTATTGAACTATTAAACATGGTCTTTGCAATACAAGATACTGAAACACAAATAATGATAGGGATACTAATACACTATATAATAAAAGTAGCTAAATTTATATATCCCTAAAGCTGATAAGCtagtttaaaattttgatttgggattaaaacatattttctttcagtAGCTTTTTAACTACATTAGTAGCTCCTGTTTTGTAAAGTCTGAAACTATTTTAGTATCTGCACTTGTGACATTTTGTTATTCACAGTATCTTTTAGAGTACCTAAGGAGTACCTTCCTAGAATGTAGAGACCTCCACTTCTTTGGAACTCTTTAACACAGAAACTGTTGAGATAAATATTCTTATTATGCAGGATGGGAGGGAGTGCAAAGCCTTCTGATGTTAAGATATAAACATTTCAACACAGCAAAACATGACACAAACAAAGGGAATTCTGGGTAATTATGGGCAAGCAATAGGGCCAtttttaaattaggaaaaaaGTTTTCTACAAAACCAGgtgtgtacatgcttgtaatcccaggaagaaggcaggaagatcagaaattcaaggtcttcCTTACCTCACCGAGTTCATATCCTGTGAATAGCtgtcacatacacaaaaaagcaGATACATTTTATGCTGAGCTCTACAAAAACAACCTATCtcatagaaaaaaattgttttttttaaacaaagcattATACACAATCTCTAAAactgaaaggaatttaaaaaatttaaaaacagttaaTCAAGAAGAAACTTTAAATCTAAAATAGGTTATTAACTAATAGACACATAGACAAATTATCACTGCCACTAACAAAAGATCAGGGCAAACAAAACAGATATACATGATTTAAGTCGTAAATCATTAGATCAATATATTACAGGAAAAGTAAAAGGCCTTAAACTGAGGGGTACAAACATTAAAAGAAATGTCAATTTTATTAATGAATCATCAATTTTAATTAGGTATTAACAATTTGTAATCCTAGATATAAACTAGAAGATTAAGTAGACAATGTTGTACCATATTAAAAGATaatggggcttgagagatggctcaggggttaaggctacttgctgttcttccagaagtcctgagttcagttcctagcacccacatcagggagctcacaactgcctgcaactccagctctacGGGGATCAatgtcctctctggcctcttACAGCATCCACACACGAAGatatactcacacaaacacatattcacataaatgaaaataaaaatcttttaaaaagacatcGCTCATTCTTTAACGCTTTCTAATTTGAAAGAACATATTCTAAACATGTTAAGATACCTGTTGGAGCTGATGTAACTGGAGTTGTCAAATTAGGTTTTTCCACAGAAATTAACATAACATCATCCGTGTTACTAAaatggtaataaaaaaaaaaagacagaaggaaaaaaactgCAGTTAACAgaatttttctaatttattattatttaataatgctatttattagaggacaacttgggagagtcatttctttctaccatgtggatctggGGCACAAACTCAGGCTGGGCAACAGTCACATTTACTTGCTGACTTGTATAGCCAGCTCTCATTACATATTTTAGCTGAACAACTATGAGGAAAGAGGagataaaatcaaatatttaacaAAGCCCATGTACTATCAATTCATCTGTATGATTCACAAGCACAGGTaggccggcaagatggctcagcaggttaaggcaCTTGATGACCCGAATTCAATCTCTGCAAttcatggtggaaagagagaactaactcccatgtgccgttctctgacctccacaagtgacACAGCACACACCAATACCCACAAAAtaaatggtttctttctttcttttaaagtacAGGGAAATCCAGTAATAGATAAGTAAAACTTAGTAGGGATATAGTCACAATAGTTACaatataatatacaaatataccAAATACACAAGCATATGTAATATACAAATAACACTTTAATGCATACAGTTCTGTTCATTACAAAAATTATAACtgaaggggggcgggaggggggagaacaagggaatccatggctgatatgtagaactgaattgtattgcaaaataaaaagaaaaaaaaattataactgaaaaaaaaataactattgagACCCACACATAAGAACACTGACTCTTAAAAGATAGATGACTCtgaggctgggcatgatggcacaaacctgtgatcccagcactcaggaggccagacTGGAATTAAcaaatattattaaaaacataGCTGCCACTATTTTACCACTAATGCTAAGCCCAAAGACCATGTTTTGCTGCCATTTCAATCCTCATCATACTTTAATGACCTAGACTTTTTAATAAGAATGTTGCTAAGAAAATGCATAAACTGAGAGTACAGGCAAACACTACTTTACGCCTCCAGTTATTCCACACAacatttttgtaaaagaaaatcttttctcTATAAATTACCCTGCCATTTTTCTTACATACCAAGGGACTCCAGAGGTACATGTTAGCTTGCACATTGACCTGTGTGCCTCTCCTTGCAACTACTGTCCTAATTACCACAGCACTAGCAGGTTCTGAATATAGGAAGTGAGTCTACCAACCTTGTTTCTTGTGTTGTAATATCATTACTTATTATTTAGgtctttttattttcacaaatttaAATCAGTTTGCTACTTTCTACAAAGTATATGCCATAGTCTTCTTAAGATTACATTAAACATATATAACCATGAGTGTAAATCAACATCTTAACAATAATCAGCTTTCCAAGTCATGAATGTGACATCATTTATTTAGGTCTCCTATAATTTGGAATTACTTTGTGGTCTAATTAGGGTTTACACATATTTTGGTCTACCCCTTGGTATTGTAAATAGTATTGTTACAAATTGCAATAGGTTTTTTTCagaccagacatggtggtgcttACTTTTAATCTCGGCACTCGGACAGAGGCACCCtggtctatataacaagttccagcTCAGtgagggctatacagtgagtccttgtctaaaagaaaagttttcctATCTGCATTATatataaaaccaaaaatatatttACCCACGCTTGTCTAATTCTGGAAGTCTGTACTGTTCTACATATATCCATTTTCCCCAACCTGCAACCAACCCATATTCTTGTGGACTAAATGGATTAATCATGGTCTAATGGTACAAAGACATAATTCAGCAGCAAGAACGGACAAACCATTGCAGCTAAGTAACAGCATCCATGGATTTCGTACCACAAAAGCATCAAAAGACAAATCATTCCTTGAGTATGATCCCACGTGTACAAATTAAAGAAACTTGCAAAAGCAGTTCATGGTGCTGGAACACCACCAGTGCTTGCTTAAGTTACAGTGGCAATAGTCAGACTTGTGATCAGCATACAAGGCTTAAGGCAGGTAAGacaccactgtggtgatattttgtttctgctctaaacaaataaagcttaccgaGAGATCAGAGTGGGGAGccagccattagttaaccatagaggcccggcagtagtggcacacacctttaatcccagtacttgggaggaggaagcaagaagatcaagagttcaagaccaccctgggctacacgagattgaagtttaaaagagaaacagagccaggtggtggtagctcaTGCATTTACTTCCCAGCaatagggagacagagacaagaagtgatatggctgggtggagacaggagatcaGCCCCCtttttaggctgaggagttggtgaggtaagaagtggctgtggcttgctcctttgtctctctgatctttcacctctatatttgactctggatttttattattaagaccaactaAAATTCACACTACACACCACTGACCTCTCTGTCTTGGTTTCTGACAGAtgaagtagcccaggctggcttggagttACTATGTAGCTGTgattcctccttcctgcctccatttcctgactGCAGGTGTGTAGCATGCCAAGCAACCCCTGGTATTTCTAAATGGTTTACTTTGTGAAAATTCAAAATTCTTGTTAATTTTGCTAGTATTCACTTTATGATATGTAACTTGAGCCAGTGAGATGATcatcaggtaaaagcacttgtcaccAGGCTTAATGACCTTATATCTCCTGGGACACACATGATGGAAGAATAAAACTAATTCCTCAAAGTtgttctctgtggtggtttgaaagaaaatgttccccaaagggaatggcattattaggaggtgtggccttgttggagcaggtgtggttttgttgaaggaagtgtgttactatgcaggctggctttgaggtctcatatatgctcaagccacacccaatgtCTCAGACAACTTCCTGTTACCTATGAGTCAACATGTAgggctctcagctacttttccagtaCCATTTCTGGCtgaatgccaccatgtcacatcattatgataaaggactaaactctgaaaatgtaagccacgccaattaaatgttttcccttataagagttcccacggtcatggtgtctcttcacagcaataaaacccctaAGACATCTgcgcgtgcacgtgtgtgcgtgcacacgcgtacacacacacacacacacacacacacacacacacacacacacacgaaaagatgtaataaaataataatatgtagCCTCTATGAAGCAGTACTACTGATTGCTACCAGTGATAAGATTTTGTGCATGGGCCattagaggtctgtatagacaggcagtgacaaagaagtcatgtggttgggtttagaaccaatgagaaggcagaacagaaagtcaataaaaaatacagacacacaggaagtaggtctctttctgaggagaAGGACTGCagtgactggtaagctaaaggctattggctagtgctctgacctcttgggcttttaactctttatttggctctctgtttcttatttaataagaccatttagaattatatctacatttggcacacacatggcaagaattcattaaaaactgcCCGGCTTGGCCTGGCTGCCTGGCTCCCTGGGTTGGCCCAGATTGGCCCAGCTCGGCCTAAACCCCAGACCCAACCGACCTTAGCTACAAGCGGTTACCTGCATCTGGAGCTACTTGCAGACAGATTGCCAACTCAAGAGGCTCAGGCTTAAAAAAGCAGGTGTTACCAACAACTCAGGCCCGAATTGGCTCAAGCGGGGGCatgtggtccccccccccccccccccccgcacaacCACACTAAGTagttgttttgaaattccctcagatttctactattctacgcagacttggtaagtcaattaagatatcagatattttaaaaggaaaaactacttaagagagaaaaaaatgtccaaaaaAAGGGGAGGGTATTATCTGTAAAAGTGAAGGAAACtggtctttgtttgataaaactttaggcagtctgaaaatggaacaattatatgagaagattaatattgatgGGATTTACATTACACCAATTATGCAtattattactttccttatccttattttactatttaaaaagatagtcaatttaagtgccaggataaaagctttagaaaaacctgttaaaataaattatggagaaattcagactcagacagaagaattttagggtgaaattatttcaggattggattataagattacagaaagaaagcctgttttcaatcAAACTTAATTTGTCCGGTAaacatacagcagctacctggttaagtgaatgcacaaaataattggattccaattgaaatgttagattaagaaggtttaaggaggcaacagtatcttatggc from the Peromyscus eremicus chromosome 8a, PerEre_H2_v1, whole genome shotgun sequence genome contains:
- the Atf7ip2 gene encoding activating transcription factor 7-interacting protein 2 isoform X1, which gives rise to MESPDRKRQKVLKAKKTMPTSCRKQLEILNKSKNVEASKSTVGNNIPNGCNQKMFSENKENVKLMKASEQINENGCVALERHTALLEQVKHWIRQEIYMINCNLFDQKLNELNERIGKTQCKNKHEAIAGELFIKIRRLQRRIKTVLSSQGNCLEPNTLPNNTVCEVTDSEAMNSSVTQESVKSRSKRMPSVNPDHFNSSGKASRRVNLSPACVEFVSESNTDDVMLISVEKPNLTTPVTSAPTEIGKNTSRKFSNSPNTIIEVGAVEKKLDFVIDLTKEGLPNYNRESPAFTLKPSSKAVLRSNEIIPVAENGAEGFDSFEHLPPLPEPPPPLPEMADKIQDTLPPQKPELRVKWVLKPPGIALTWNIPKVNPKCAPVESYHLFLCYENSNHLTWKKIAEIKALPLPMACTLSQFLASNKYYFTVQSKDIFGRYGPFCNIKSILGFSENRT